The genomic interval TTGCATATGGGCAATCTCTCAATTTATTTGTACTGGGGGAACGCCATGCAGCGCATCTTGGCATCCATGTCGAGAGAACGAAGCTGATCGTCTTAATCAGCTCGACCTTGCTGACGGCAGCAGCAGTCTCTGTTTCTGGTGTAATCGGTTTTGTTGGGCTCGTGGTACCACATCTCATTCGTTTGCTCGTTGGCCCCGACTATCGATTAATTACCCCTTTATCGGCTATCGGTGGAGGCATATTTATTTTATGGGCTGATACGCTTGCGCGCATGGCGCTGACGCCTAAGGAAATTCCGCTTGGCGTTGTTACGGCTCTGCTTGGTGCGCCATTTTTTGCGTATTTGCTGCATCGGCGAAAGCTGAAGCAAGGAGGGGCGTTATGATTGAGGTGCGCAGCATCGTTCAGACGGTGCAAGGGAGGACTGTGCTCAATAAGCTTTCCTGCTCATTTCAAAAAGGGCGGATGTACGGTGTTATTGGACCTAATGGTGTTGGCAAATCAACGCTGCTGCATGTATTGTCAGGCGTTGAACAGCCGGTGCAAGGTGAAGTTTTATTCGAGGGGCAGAGCATCTCGGCATATCCAAGAAAGCAAATCGCACAAAGGATGGCGGTTTTGCAGCAAAGCGGTTTGCCTCAGGTAGGATTCTCTGTGCGTGAGGTTGTTAGCATGGGAAGATACCCTTTCCAAAACTGGCTTGGCAGCGATAAACATGATTCAGAGGAAATTATTGATAAAGCGATATTGACCATGGGACTCGAAGAGCTATCGCATCGCAAAATGGATCAACTAAGCGGCGGCGAACGTCAACGTGTTGCTTTGGCAAAGGTTATGGCGCAGGAGCCCTCTATTATATTATTGGACGAGCCGACGACTTATTTGGACATTGGTTACCAAATTCAGCTTTTGGATACGGTACGTGCTTGGCAGCGTGAACGTGAACTGACCGTTATTGCTGTCCTGCATGATCTTAATTTGGCTTCGCTTTATTGCGATGAGCTTGTCGTTCTTCATGAAGGCAAAGTTGCAGCAGCTGGAACACCCAGGGCGGTCATAACTGCAGGTCTTATCAAGCAGGTTTATCAGGCGGATACAACTGTGATCGTCCATCCTGTTACGGGTGCTCCGCAAATATTGCTCCAACCGAATATGAAAATATAAAATATTAAAAAAACGTTTGAAGGAGTTATGAAATTGAAACATGCATTGGAAACTCAGCTTGCAGAGACGATCAAACAAATCAAACCATTTAATGAAGAGGCAGCAGAATTAGCTGTGAAGCATTCTGATTCTTTGACGAAACCGCCAGGCAGCCTCGGCAAGCTAGAGACAATCGCCAGGCAGCTTGCAGGCATTTCAGGCGAGCTGTGGCCAGATTTGTCACGTAAAGCCGTTATTGTCATGGCGGGTGATCATGGAGTATGTGATGAAGGAGTTAGTGCGTTTCCACAAGCGGTGACACCACAAATGGTGCTCAACTTCCTCAGCGGAGGGGCAGCTGTCAATGTGCTGGCAAGACAAGCTGGCGCAGATGTTGTTTGTGTGGATATTGGTGTAAATGCGGATTTGGAGCATGAGATGCTAGTGAGCCGTAAAGTGGTGCGGGGGACGGCTAATATGGCCAAGGAGCCCGCGATGACACGTGAAGAAGCCGTCCAAGCTATTATTGTTGGGATTGAAGTGGTTAATGAGCAGGTGCAACGCGGCTGCCGTTTATTTGCAACAGGTGAAATGGGTATTGGCAATACGACAGCCAGTGCGGCGTTAACGACCGTATTGACGGGCCTATCTCCTGAGGAATCAGTCGGCCGAGGAACTGGCATAAATGATGAAAGCTGGGCAAATAAAGTACGGGTAGTCAAACGCGCAATTGCTGTCAACGAATTGGACCGCGCTAGTGTCGATCCAATCGATGTGCTGGCTAAGGTTGGCGGTGCAGAAATCGCAGGGCTTGTTGGCGTTATTATCGGAGCTGCAGCAAACGGCTGCCCAGTCGTCATCGACGGTTATATTTCATCTGCTGCGGCGCTTGTCGCATCGCGGATAGCGGAGCAGACGCTTCCCTTTATGATTGCTTCCCACCTCTCTCAAGAGCAAGGCCATTTGAAGCTGCTTGAATCAATAGGCTTGCTTCCTATGATGCAGCTGGAGATGCGGCTTGGCGAAGGTACAGGTGCTGTATTATGTTTTCATTTTATAGACGCTGCGCTCCATCTCATGAATGAAATGGCAACATTTGAGAGTGCAGGCGTATCCAAAGGTTAGGTGAGCGTGAATGGCAATTCTAGTAACGGGCGGAGCAAGAAGCGGGAAGAGCGGATTTGCCGAGCAATATGCGATGAGGGTTGCAGCCCGTGGATTTTATATTGCGACCTGTCAGCCGTATGATACGGAGATGCGCGACCGAATAGGAAAACATCGCAAGGATCGTGAAGATGCAGGCTTCCGCTGGCAGACCATCGAAGATCCGCATGAAGCAGCAAATGTGCTTTACAGATTGAAGGAGCAAATTGATAAAGAAATTTCAAACGGACAGCAGCCTGCTGTCGTATTGCTTGATTGCTTAACGTTATGGCTGACGAATTGGCTTATGCGAATAGAACAAGAATCGTATGAAGATACGAGGCTGAAAATGGAGCAGCAGAACCTTCTCGAAGCTATTAACAACTATCCATATCCATTAATCATTGTAACCAATGAGGTAGGAGATGGCATTGTTCCGGCATATCCTCTAGGCAGGCTTTTTCGAGACGAGGCGGGGAGGTTCAACCAACAGATTGCTGCGATATGCGAGCGGGTTTTTCTCGTCACCGCAGGCATTCCAGTTGAATTGAAATCGCAAGCGTTTAACTGGGATCAATTATGATGATTTATTCTATAAAGGAGCTCCTGCTCCTCGCAGCGGCAGCCATTGCAATAGATTGGATCGTTGGTGATCCGAAATGGCCAACTCATCCCGTCATCTGGATAGGCAGGCTCATTCGACTGCTGGAACGTTTGCTTGCTCCTGAACGATTGAAGGAACATCCGGCTGCTGTAAGAGGTTTAGGTGTAGTGTTGACCGTTGTCACACTCGTTGTGAGCTGCGGCGCAATGTGGTTCATTATTTGGGCGGCAGATGCTATACATACTTGGCTAGGCTATGCGGTGAGCGCATGGTTTATTTCCACAACACTAGCGGTGAAGGGCTTAAAGGAAGCAGCCATGCTCGTTTATCATCCATTAATGGAAGGCAGATTAGATGAAGCACGTAAATATGTTGGTTATATCGTAGGCCGAGATACTGCAAATCTGGATGAGCGGGAGGCGTCGCGCGCTGCAATTGAGACGGTTGCTGAAAATACGGTAGATGCACTCGTGTCACCGTTGTTGTTCGCTTTAATTGGAGGCGCACCGCTTGCAATGCTCTACCGTGCAACGAATACGCTGGATTCCATGGTCGGATATCGCAATGAAAAATATAAGTATTTTGGCTGGTGCTCGGCACGGACGGATGATGTGTTAAATTATATCCCTGCAAGAATAACTGGCGTTTTGCTTACGCTGTCTTCGCTGTTTGATCAGAGAATGAAGGCGAAGCAGGCGTGGCTTGCCATTCGCACGTTTGCTCATCTTCATCCTAGTCCAAATAGCGGCATACCGGAATCAGCGGTTGCAGGGGCGCTAGGCATTGAGCTTGGCGGTATGAATTCGTATTTTGGCGTAGTCAGTGAACGAGCAAGGATGGGATGGCCAACTCGCCAACTGGAACCAAACGATATTGTACTAAGCGTGCGGTTACTGTACAGCGTTAGTTTTATATTATTTGCGGGGGTGATCGGCGTATGGTTCGTCGTGAATTAAAGCTGCATTTCCAAGCACTTATTGCTGCTTTTCAATTTCTAACTCGTTTTCCAGTTCCCATCACGGTTCCTTTCCAAGGATCTGTTCTCTCGCGAAGTGTCGTCTATTTCCCTGTAGCTGGTGCGTTTATCGGTATCTGTCTCCTTGCATGTACGTGGCTGCTAGCATTATTTGTCCCTGCTTGGCCAAGTGCTGTACTGATTCTTGCGATATGGACTGCATTAAGCGGGGGCCTGCATTTGGACGGTTGGATGGATACAGCAGACGGCGTGCTGAGTCACCGCTCTCGCGAGCGTATGCTAGAGATTATGAAGGATAGCCGAGTAGGAGCGATGGGCGTCATTGCCGCAGTTTTGCTCCTTCTTCTCAAGGCGTCGTTATTAGCAGAACTGCTGAAAGGTGACCATTTTGAGCAATATGGACCATTGCTTGTCATCGCGCCGATTTGGAGCCGTGCTTGGATGAGCGCGGCTATTGCAGTGTGGCCGAATGCCCGTCAGGGTGAAGGGATAGCTGTTTTATTTAATGAGGTCAAATGGCCGCAGGCGACTTCTTCTTTTGTGATGGCAGCCATTCTTTCTGTCCTTACTTTTTGGATCGCCGGCACCGGTACAAACGTAGCATTAATAATGCTGCTTATTATCGTCATCTTAACGATTTGCTGCGGTGGTTTTATAGCAGCATGGTTAAATCGGAAGCTTGGCGGATTAACTGGGGATACATATGGTGCGATGAACGAAGCGATTGAAGCGTTATTGCTGCTTGCGGCGGTCATCTGGTTATACGCGCAATAGAAAAGGAGTTGTTTTTGTTAAATGTTAGAAAGATATGGTCATGGCGGCGATTTGCGGACCGCGGAAGAAGCGTTCGATATACCTGCGCATAAATTTGTTGATTTTAGCTCGAACATGAATCCGCTAGGAGCGCCATTAAGCGTTAAACAAGCGCTTCTTACCTATGCAGATATGATAGAGCAATATCCTGA from Paenibacillus sp. FSL K6-3182 carries:
- the cobU gene encoding bifunctional adenosylcobinamide kinase/adenosylcobinamide-phosphate guanylyltransferase, encoding MAILVTGGARSGKSGFAEQYAMRVAARGFYIATCQPYDTEMRDRIGKHRKDREDAGFRWQTIEDPHEAANVLYRLKEQIDKEISNGQQPAVVLLDCLTLWLTNWLMRIEQESYEDTRLKMEQQNLLEAINNYPYPLIIVTNEVGDGIVPAYPLGRLFRDEAGRFNQQIAAICERVFLVTAGIPVELKSQAFNWDQL
- a CDS encoding heme ABC transporter ATP-binding protein; protein product: MIEVRSIVQTVQGRTVLNKLSCSFQKGRMYGVIGPNGVGKSTLLHVLSGVEQPVQGEVLFEGQSISAYPRKQIAQRMAVLQQSGLPQVGFSVREVVSMGRYPFQNWLGSDKHDSEEIIDKAILTMGLEELSHRKMDQLSGGERQRVALAKVMAQEPSIILLDEPTTYLDIGYQIQLLDTVRAWQRERELTVIAVLHDLNLASLYCDELVVLHEGKVAAAGTPRAVITAGLIKQVYQADTTVIVHPVTGAPQILLQPNMKI
- the cobT gene encoding nicotinate-nucleotide--dimethylbenzimidazole phosphoribosyltransferase gives rise to the protein MKLKHALETQLAETIKQIKPFNEEAAELAVKHSDSLTKPPGSLGKLETIARQLAGISGELWPDLSRKAVIVMAGDHGVCDEGVSAFPQAVTPQMVLNFLSGGAAVNVLARQAGADVVCVDIGVNADLEHEMLVSRKVVRGTANMAKEPAMTREEAVQAIIVGIEVVNEQVQRGCRLFATGEMGIGNTTASAALTTVLTGLSPEESVGRGTGINDESWANKVRVVKRAIAVNELDRASVDPIDVLAKVGGAEIAGLVGVIIGAAANGCPVVIDGYISSAAALVASRIAEQTLPFMIASHLSQEQGHLKLLESIGLLPMMQLEMRLGEGTGAVLCFHFIDAALHLMNEMATFESAGVSKG
- the cbiB gene encoding adenosylcobinamide-phosphate synthase CbiB encodes the protein MMIYSIKELLLLAAAAIAIDWIVGDPKWPTHPVIWIGRLIRLLERLLAPERLKEHPAAVRGLGVVLTVVTLVVSCGAMWFIIWAADAIHTWLGYAVSAWFISTTLAVKGLKEAAMLVYHPLMEGRLDEARKYVGYIVGRDTANLDEREASRAAIETVAENTVDALVSPLLFALIGGAPLAMLYRATNTLDSMVGYRNEKYKYFGWCSARTDDVLNYIPARITGVLLTLSSLFDQRMKAKQAWLAIRTFAHLHPSPNSGIPESAVAGALGIELGGMNSYFGVVSERARMGWPTRQLEPNDIVLSVRLLYSVSFILFAGVIGVWFVVN
- the cobS gene encoding adenosylcobinamide-GDP ribazoletransferase; translation: MVRRELKLHFQALIAAFQFLTRFPVPITVPFQGSVLSRSVVYFPVAGAFIGICLLACTWLLALFVPAWPSAVLILAIWTALSGGLHLDGWMDTADGVLSHRSRERMLEIMKDSRVGAMGVIAAVLLLLLKASLLAELLKGDHFEQYGPLLVIAPIWSRAWMSAAIAVWPNARQGEGIAVLFNEVKWPQATSSFVMAAILSVLTFWIAGTGTNVALIMLLIIVILTICCGGFIAAWLNRKLGGLTGDTYGAMNEAIEALLLLAAVIWLYAQ